One Erysipelothrix amsterdamensis DNA window includes the following coding sequences:
- a CDS encoding PTS mannose/fructose/sorbose/N-acetylgalactosamine transporter subunit IIC, with translation MNITLFQAILIGLWTAFCYAGMLWGIYSNRALFLAFGVGLILNGSHPGALQTALQVGAISELAFMGFGVGAGGTVPPNPIGPGIIGTLMAITNPSITPESALALSIPFAVAIQFLQTFVYTIRAGAPESAAKALENKDFKKFRMTTNFTVLLFAIVGFLLGFLGAYSMELLTQLVELIPAWLLKGLNVAGGMLPAIGFAMILSVMVKKELIPFVILGYVCAAYFQLPVIGIALVGAIFAVKQYNDSQNTVNVSGTEVEAGNDDWI, from the coding sequence ATGAATATTACATTATTTCAAGCGATACTAATCGGTCTATGGACTGCATTCTGTTACGCAGGTATGTTATGGGGTATCTACTCAAACCGTGCTTTATTCTTAGCATTTGGTGTTGGGTTAATCTTAAACGGAAGTCACCCAGGTGCACTTCAAACAGCTTTACAAGTAGGTGCTATTTCTGAATTAGCATTTATGGGATTCGGTGTTGGAGCCGGAGGAACTGTTCCACCTAACCCAATCGGTCCTGGTATCATTGGTACATTGATGGCGATTACAAACCCTTCAATTACACCTGAAAGTGCATTAGCATTGTCAATTCCATTTGCTGTTGCAATTCAATTCTTACAAACATTTGTTTACACAATTCGCGCTGGTGCTCCTGAGAGTGCTGCAAAAGCATTAGAAAACAAAGATTTCAAGAAATTCCGTATGACTACAAACTTTACAGTATTACTATTTGCTATCGTAGGTTTCCTATTAGGATTCTTGGGTGCTTACAGTATGGAACTTTTAACACAACTTGTTGAATTAATCCCAGCATGGTTATTAAAAGGCTTAAACGTTGCTGGTGGTATGTTACCTGCAATTGGATTCGCAATGATCTTATCTGTAATGGTTAAGAAAGAATTAATTCCATTCGTAATCTTAGGTTATGTATGTGCAGCTTACTTCCAATTACCAGTAATCGGTATTGCTTTAGTAGGTGCTATCTTTGCAGTGAAACAATACAATGATTCACAAAACACAGTAAATGTATCAGGAACAGAAGTGGAGGCAGGTAACGATGACTGGATCTAA
- a CDS encoding PTS sugar transporter subunit IIB produces the protein MSTPNIVMTRIDERLVHGQGQLWIKSLGVNTVIVANDEAAQDVMAQTLMKTVIPKSVAMRFFPVDKVIEVIHKASPQQTIFLIVKDTKDALRLVEGGVPISEINIGNIHNCEGKEKVTRSIFLGEEDKDCLRKMVAKDITFNTQTTPNGGDGAAPVDIRKYI, from the coding sequence ATGAGTACTCCAAATATTGTAATGACACGTATCGATGAACGTCTCGTTCACGGTCAAGGTCAGCTTTGGATTAAATCACTTGGCGTTAACACCGTTATCGTGGCAAATGATGAAGCTGCACAAGATGTCATGGCTCAGACTCTCATGAAAACTGTAATTCCAAAATCAGTTGCAATGCGTTTCTTCCCCGTTGACAAAGTTATCGAAGTTATTCATAAAGCGTCACCACAACAAACAATTTTCTTGATTGTTAAGGATACAAAAGATGCTTTACGTTTAGTTGAAGGTGGTGTTCCAATTTCAGAGATCAATATTGGAAACATTCACAATTGTGAAGGCAAAGAAAAAGTCACACGTTCAATCTTCTTAGGTGAAGAGGATAAAGACTGCCTCAGAAAAATGGTAGCGAAAGACATTACTTTCAATACTCAAACAACACCTAATGGTGGAGACGGTGCAGCACCAGTTGACATCCGTAAATATATTTAA
- a CDS encoding glycoside hydrolase family 88 protein, whose translation MEKHIKQVTIEPIRDIDIFKNATLLTKEEVKQAIEDTIKKIDLNMEHIGERFPWSATKDLKYPIIDNIEWTDGFWTGLLWLAYEYTGDEKYRELADKNVDSFHHRVVNDIEIDHHDLGFLYSLSCVASYKLTGSEKAKEAAILAADKLITRWQEKGEFIQAWGEYNNPEHYRFIIDCLLNIPLLYWATEVTGDDKYANIAERHFYTSCQYVIRDDASAFHTFYMDPETGGPVRGATRQGYNDESSWARGQAWGVYGIPLNYRYTHEDEVFPLHEGMTNYFLNRLPKDFVCYWDLIFTDGDDQSRDSSAAAIAVCGMLEMIKYMKNDELKTVYEGASHTILRSLIDNYTKTTHEPGNPVLYHGVYSWHSGKGVDEGNIWGDYYYLEALMRLYKDWELYW comes from the coding sequence ATGGAAAAGCATATTAAGCAAGTGACCATTGAGCCAATCCGCGATATTGATATTTTCAAGAATGCAACACTGCTTACAAAAGAAGAAGTGAAGCAAGCAATTGAAGATACCATTAAGAAGATTGATCTCAATATGGAGCACATTGGTGAGCGCTTCCCATGGTCAGCAACAAAAGATCTGAAATATCCGATCATCGATAATATCGAATGGACAGACGGATTTTGGACTGGTCTATTGTGGTTGGCGTATGAATACACAGGTGATGAGAAGTATCGTGAGCTCGCAGATAAAAATGTTGATTCTTTCCACCACCGTGTTGTAAATGATATTGAAATTGATCACCATGATCTTGGATTCTTATATTCATTATCATGTGTGGCAAGTTACAAACTAACAGGTTCTGAAAAAGCGAAAGAAGCGGCTATTTTAGCGGCTGATAAGCTCATTACCCGTTGGCAAGAAAAAGGTGAGTTTATACAAGCCTGGGGCGAGTATAACAATCCTGAGCATTACCGTTTCATTATTGATTGCTTATTGAACATCCCATTATTATATTGGGCAACAGAAGTTACGGGTGATGACAAATATGCGAATATCGCAGAGCGTCATTTCTATACGAGCTGTCAATACGTAATTCGTGATGATGCAAGTGCGTTCCACACATTCTACATGGATCCTGAAACAGGTGGTCCAGTACGTGGTGCTACACGTCAAGGTTATAACGATGAGTCATCCTGGGCACGAGGCCAAGCTTGGGGTGTTTATGGAATTCCATTAAACTACCGTTATACACATGAAGATGAAGTGTTCCCACTACACGAAGGAATGACAAATTATTTCTTAAACCGTTTACCAAAAGATTTCGTATGTTATTGGGATCTCATCTTTACAGATGGTGATGATCAATCACGCGATTCAAGTGCTGCAGCAATTGCAGTATGTGGTATGCTAGAAATGATCAAATATATGAAGAATGATGAACTTAAAACTGTGTATGAGGGAGCATCACACACAATCTTAAGATCGTTGATTGACAACTATACAAAAACAACACATGAACCAGGAAATCCAGTGCTTTATCACGGTGTCTATTCATGGCACAGTGGAAAAGGTGTGGATGAAGGAAACATCTGGGGCGACTACTATTATTTAGAAGCTCTGATGCGTCTTTATAAAGACTGGGAATTGTATTGGTAA
- a CDS encoding bifunctional 4-hydroxy-2-oxoglutarate aldolase/2-dehydro-3-deoxy-phosphogluconate aldolase, with product MSEVLNRVEKIGIVPVVKITEIEDALPMAQALYNGGIDCMEITFRSEFALPGIEIIAKELPDMLIGAGTVSSVSQAETAIKAGAQFIVTPGFNHDVVKWCVENDVLVLPGISTASELETAISYGLTNVKFFPAESSGGAKKIKDLSAPYADITFMPTGGINAKNMHDYLALPCINAIGGSFMLPADAIAAKDWDTVERLSREAVDALLSYELIHIGFNNNTSEEAKENAEVLCNLFGFKYYGKPKSHFAGRGFEFLNSVGRGEHGHFGIYTPYPERALYQLEKKGIHVVEDTITRNKKTNKINFAYLDKEIAGFAIHLINPDVKM from the coding sequence ATGAGTGAAGTTTTAAATAGAGTTGAAAAAATCGGTATCGTTCCCGTAGTTAAAATAACTGAAATCGAAGATGCATTGCCAATGGCACAAGCACTTTATAACGGTGGCATCGATTGTATGGAAATCACATTCCGAAGTGAATTTGCGTTACCCGGAATCGAAATCATCGCTAAAGAATTACCAGATATGTTAATTGGAGCGGGTACTGTCTCATCAGTTTCCCAAGCCGAAACTGCAATCAAGGCTGGGGCACAGTTCATTGTAACACCTGGATTTAATCATGACGTTGTGAAATGGTGTGTTGAAAATGATGTTCTTGTACTACCTGGGATTTCTACAGCATCAGAACTTGAAACAGCAATCTCTTACGGATTGACAAACGTTAAGTTCTTCCCTGCAGAATCAAGTGGTGGAGCTAAGAAGATCAAAGACCTCAGTGCACCGTATGCTGACATTACATTTATGCCAACAGGCGGAATTAATGCTAAGAACATGCATGATTACTTAGCTTTACCTTGCATTAATGCTATTGGTGGTAGCTTCATGTTACCTGCTGATGCGATTGCAGCTAAAGATTGGGATACCGTTGAACGCCTTAGTCGTGAAGCAGTGGATGCATTGTTATCATATGAATTAATTCATATTGGTTTCAATAACAACACTAGTGAAGAAGCCAAAGAAAATGCTGAAGTATTATGTAATTTGTTTGGATTTAAGTATTATGGAAAACCTAAGAGTCATTTCGCAGGTCGTGGTTTTGAATTCCTAAACTCAGTTGGACGTGGTGAACACGGACACTTTGGAATTTACACCCCTTACCCAGAACGTGCTCTGTATCAATTAGAGAAAAAAGGCATCCATGTTGTAGAGGATACAATTACTCGCAACAAGAAAACAAACAAAATCAACTTTGCATACTTAGATAAAGAAATCGCAGGATTTGCCATTCATTTGATTAATCCTGACGTGAAGATGTAG
- a CDS encoding sugar kinase, with protein MKKVITFGEIMLRLAPEGYLRFSQADRYQATYGGGEANVAVSLSNFGVDAAFVTKLPTHAIGQNAVNDLRRYGVDTSKITRGGDRVGIYFLEKGASQRASQVVYDRAHSAIAEAKPEDFDWDAIFEGYDWFHTTGITPALGENVAEITLQAAKAAKKHGLTVSCDLNFRKKLWSNEQANKTMGELMEYVDVVIANEEDSHDVFGISASNTDITTGEINHDGYIDVAKQLNERFNFKAVAITLRESISASDNNWSTMLYTGDQAYFSKKYNVRIVDRVGGGDSFGAGLIYSMLNDYAPQDAIEFATAASCLKHSVEGDYNRVTVQEVETLAKGDGSGRVQR; from the coding sequence ATGAAAAAAGTAATTACATTTGGAGAAATTATGCTTCGTCTTGCTCCAGAAGGTTACCTCCGTTTCTCGCAAGCTGATCGATATCAAGCGACTTACGGTGGTGGCGAAGCAAACGTTGCTGTTTCACTTTCAAACTTTGGAGTGGACGCAGCATTTGTAACAAAATTACCAACCCATGCAATTGGACAAAACGCTGTTAATGATTTACGTCGTTATGGTGTCGATACAAGCAAGATCACACGTGGTGGTGATCGTGTTGGTATCTACTTCTTGGAAAAAGGTGCTTCACAACGTGCAAGTCAAGTTGTTTATGACCGTGCACATTCCGCAATCGCTGAAGCAAAACCCGAAGATTTTGATTGGGATGCAATTTTTGAAGGATACGATTGGTTCCATACAACAGGAATCACACCTGCTTTAGGTGAAAACGTAGCCGAAATTACATTACAAGCTGCAAAAGCAGCTAAAAAACACGGTTTAACTGTGAGTTGTGATCTTAACTTCCGTAAGAAGTTATGGAGTAATGAACAAGCAAATAAAACAATGGGTGAATTAATGGAGTATGTTGATGTTGTCATCGCAAACGAAGAAGATTCACACGATGTATTTGGAATTTCAGCTTCAAACACAGATATCACAACAGGTGAAATCAACCATGATGGTTATATTGATGTTGCGAAACAACTTAACGAGCGCTTTAACTTTAAAGCAGTTGCAATCACATTACGTGAAAGCATCTCTGCAAGTGATAACAATTGGTCAACAATGCTTTATACAGGCGATCAAGCATATTTCTCAAAGAAATATAACGTTCGTATTGTAGACCGCGTTGGTGGTGGCGATTCATTTGGTGCTGGATTAATTTATTCAATGCTCAATGATTATGCACCGCAAGATGCAATTGAGTTTGCTACAGCAGCAAGCTGTCTAAAACACTCTGTAGAGGGTGATTACAACCGTGTTACTGTTCAGGAAGTGGAAACACTTGCTAAAGGTGACGGTTCAGGTCGTGTACAACGATAG
- a CDS encoding gluconate 5-dehydrogenase, protein MSNFKMENFRLDGKIALVTGASYGIGFALAQGYAEAGATIVFNDINQDLVNKGLAAYEAEGIKAHGYVCDVTNEEQVSAMIKQIETEVGTIDILVNNAGIIKRVPMIEMSVEDWRQVIDIDLNGPFIMSKAVLPSMIEKGHGKIINICSMMSELGRETVSAYAAAKGGLKMLTKNIASEYGEHNIQCNGIGPGYIETPQTAPLRVDGHPFNSFIISKTPAARWGKPEDLMGPAVFLASEASDFVNGHILYVDGGILAYIGKQPA, encoded by the coding sequence ATGAGTAACTTTAAAATGGAAAACTTCCGTTTAGACGGAAAAATCGCTCTTGTAACAGGAGCATCATACGGAATTGGTTTTGCTTTAGCTCAAGGATATGCTGAAGCAGGCGCAACAATCGTATTTAACGATATTAATCAAGACCTTGTAAACAAAGGACTTGCAGCATACGAAGCAGAAGGCATTAAAGCTCATGGTTATGTATGTGACGTAACAAATGAAGAACAAGTATCAGCAATGATCAAACAAATTGAAACAGAAGTTGGAACAATCGATATTCTTGTAAACAATGCAGGAATCATCAAACGTGTACCAATGATCGAAATGTCAGTTGAAGATTGGCGTCAAGTTATTGACATCGACCTTAACGGACCATTCATTATGTCAAAAGCTGTACTTCCTTCAATGATCGAAAAAGGTCACGGTAAAATCATTAACATCTGTTCAATGATGAGTGAACTTGGACGTGAAACAGTAAGTGCTTATGCTGCTGCTAAAGGTGGTTTAAAAATGCTTACTAAGAATATTGCATCAGAATACGGTGAACACAATATTCAATGTAATGGAATTGGACCTGGTTATATTGAAACACCTCAAACAGCTCCATTACGCGTTGATGGACATCCATTCAACAGCTTCATTATTTCAAAAACACCAGCTGCACGTTGGGGTAAACCAGAAGATTTAATGGGACCTGCTGTATTCTTAGCTTCAGAAGCATCAGACTTCGTAAACGGACACATCCTTTACGTTGACGGTGGTATCTTAGCTTATATTGGTAAACAACCAGCATAG
- a CDS encoding RpiB/LacA/LacB family sugar-phosphate isomerase — MKIALINENSQAAKNGIILASLTQEAEKAGHTVVNYGMYNGEQEHQLTYVKNGLLASILLTTKAVDFVVTGCGTGQGAMLACNSFPNVLCGHVTNPLDAYLFGQVNDGNCIAMPFAQGFGWGGELNLNYTFEKLFSESFGGGYPKDRVIPEQRNKKILDGVKEVTHQPLIKILKEIDQDFLKETIDYPEFKELFFASCQDAEIAEYLTSVLAA; from the coding sequence ATGAAAATCGCATTAATTAACGAAAACTCACAAGCTGCTAAAAACGGAATTATCTTAGCATCATTAACACAAGAAGCTGAAAAAGCTGGACACACAGTTGTAAACTACGGTATGTACAACGGTGAACAAGAACACCAATTAACATATGTTAAAAACGGTCTTCTTGCTTCAATCTTATTAACTACAAAAGCAGTAGACTTTGTTGTTACAGGTTGTGGAACAGGTCAAGGTGCTATGTTAGCATGTAACTCATTCCCAAATGTACTTTGCGGACACGTTACAAACCCATTAGACGCTTACCTATTCGGTCAAGTAAATGATGGTAACTGTATTGCAATGCCATTTGCACAAGGATTCGGTTGGGGTGGAGAATTAAACCTTAACTACACATTCGAAAAATTATTCTCAGAATCATTTGGTGGTGGATATCCTAAAGATCGCGTTATCCCTGAACAACGCAACAAAAAAATCTTAGATGGTGTTAAAGAAGTTACACACCAACCATTAATCAAAATTCTTAAAGAAATCGATCAAGACTTCTTAAAAGAAACAATTGACTACCCTGAATTCAAAGAATTATTCTTTGCAAGCTGTCAAGATGCAGAAATCGCTGAATACCTTACTTCAGTATTAGCTGCTTAA
- a CDS encoding helix-turn-helix domain-containing protein has product MGRKNKYPAEIKEQAINEYLNGIKGAPEIAEELSIDSSTLRSWVKKYQTYGIEVFSDKDRNKSYSKELKESAIRDYLEGAGSLKDISIKYGISSHEVLRGWIKKYNRLETIKDYDPKGEVYMTKGRKTTIEERQEIVAYCIEHDYDYKGTAERYELSYAQVYQWVKKYNELGDDGLLDKRGKRKQEDQLSNEERLERKVKLLERQLELKERENILLKKVKEIERGRYSPKQNKK; this is encoded by the coding sequence ATGGGGAGAAAGAATAAATATCCAGCCGAAATAAAAGAACAAGCAATTAATGAATATTTGAATGGCATAAAAGGTGCACCAGAAATAGCTGAAGAATTATCTATTGATTCTAGTACATTACGTAGTTGGGTGAAAAAGTATCAAACTTATGGTATTGAAGTTTTTTCAGATAAAGATCGAAACAAAAGTTATTCGAAAGAGCTCAAGGAATCCGCAATTAGGGATTATCTTGAAGGCGCAGGTTCTCTTAAAGATATTAGTATTAAATATGGTATAAGTTCCCATGAGGTTTTGCGCGGATGGATAAAAAAGTATAATAGACTTGAAACTATAAAGGATTACGATCCTAAAGGAGAAGTCTATATGACAAAAGGTAGAAAAACAACAATTGAGGAGCGTCAGGAAATTGTCGCATATTGTATTGAACATGACTACGATTATAAGGGGACTGCTGAGCGCTATGAACTTTCTTATGCTCAGGTTTATCAGTGGGTGAAAAAGTATAACGAATTGGGAGATGATGGTCTTCTTGATAAACGTGGCAAGCGAAAACAAGAAGATCAACTTAGTAATGAAGAACGTTTAGAACGTAAAGTAAAACTACTTGAAAGACAACTCGAACTGAAAGAACGCGAGAACATTCTATTAAAAAAAGTGAAGGAAATCGAAAGGGGGCGATATTCTCCAAAGCAAAACAAGAAGTAA
- a CDS encoding IS3 family transposase, which produces MFSKAKQEVKYLAVQELHHKHGWSIQWMCKVLKIARSSYYKWTHRVETSNEIENHELCNLILDYDELFGHILGYRRMTDWINELNSVQYNSKRIHRLMKMLGVKSVIRQKSKKYSRSTPEITAENILNRNFFAAKPNEKWLTDVTEFKIKGSSKKLYLSAIIDLYDLSVVAYQISDRNNNQLVFDTYHKAIARYPEAKPLFHSDRGFQYTSRAFRKQLEDQGVMQSMSRVGHCIDNGPMEGFWGTIKSEMYYPNEFSTRSELKKAIEVYIDFYNNKRLQKRFKNKTPMMVRTEALGTETPVVYAIPTNKKIEAYWSNIREKQMQSLVA; this is translated from the coding sequence ATATTCTCCAAAGCAAAACAAGAAGTAAAGTATCTCGCAGTGCAGGAACTACATCATAAACATGGCTGGAGTATTCAGTGGATGTGTAAGGTACTTAAAATCGCAAGAAGTAGTTATTATAAATGGACGCATCGTGTTGAAACAAGCAATGAAATTGAAAATCATGAGCTTTGCAATCTCATTCTTGATTATGATGAACTATTTGGACATATCTTAGGCTATCGACGCATGACGGATTGGATCAATGAGTTGAATAGCGTTCAATATAACTCGAAGAGGATTCATAGACTCATGAAGATGCTAGGGGTGAAATCAGTGATTCGTCAAAAGTCTAAAAAATATTCACGAAGCACTCCTGAAATCACAGCTGAAAATATTTTAAATCGAAATTTCTTTGCCGCAAAACCGAATGAAAAATGGCTGACAGACGTCACAGAATTTAAGATTAAAGGTTCAAGTAAGAAACTATATCTCAGTGCGATTATTGATCTTTATGATTTAAGTGTTGTGGCGTATCAAATAAGTGATCGGAACAATAATCAACTTGTGTTTGATACTTATCATAAAGCTATCGCGAGATATCCAGAGGCAAAACCTTTATTTCACAGTGACCGCGGATTCCAATACACAAGTAGGGCATTTAGGAAACAGCTAGAAGATCAAGGAGTGATGCAAAGTATGTCTAGAGTGGGACATTGTATTGATAATGGTCCTATGGAAGGATTTTGGGGAACAATCAAATCAGAAATGTACTACCCTAATGAATTCAGTACAAGAAGCGAATTGAAGAAAGCAATTGAAGTGTATATTGATTTTTATAACAACAAGAGACTTCAGAAACGCTTCAAAAACAAAACACCAATGATGGTTCGAACTGAAGCGCTAGGAACAGAGACACCTGTAGTCTACGCGATTCCAACTAACAAGAAGATTGAAGCTTACTGGTCAAACATTAGAGAAAAACAAATGCAGTCACTTGTAGCATAA